DNA sequence from the Streptomyces sp. HUAS 15-9 genome:
GTGGGCGCGATCGTCATAGCCCTGTCTGCGACCGCCTGCGGTGGAGGCAACGACAACGCCGGTGGCAGCGGCAGCGGCGGTGGCAAGGGCTCCGGCAAGAACGGCGGCACCTGGCGGATGGGTATCACCGAGCCGGTGGCCATCGACCCCTACAACGCGCAGGAGTCCGAGGGCACTCTCGTCACGGACAACCTCTTCACCGGTCTGTTCGACCCGACCGCGGACGGTCAGGTCGTCCCGGCGCTGGCCACCTCGAAGAAGGTCAGCAAGGACGGCAAGACGTGGACCTTCGCCATCAAGAAGGGCACCAAGTTCACCAACGGTGAGGCCGTCGACGCCGAGGCGTTCATCCGCGGCTGGAACCGCGTCGCGGTGAAGTCGGCCGCGTCCGACGTCGCCTACCACATGGCCGGCATCGAGGGCTTCGACGACGTGCAGTCCGGCAAGGCCAAGACGATGTCCGGCCTGTCCGCTCCGGACCCGTACACGCTGCAGGTGAAGCTGTCCGCCGCGGACTTCGAGTTCTACATCAAGACCTCGCACACGGTCTTCAGCCCGGTCCCCAAGGCCGCCGCTGACGCCCACAACAAGACGTACAACGAAGCCCCCATCGGCAACGGCCCGTTCAAGATGGACGGCAAGTGGGAGCACAACAAGTCGATCACGCTGGTCCGTAACGACAGCTACGGCCTGACGAAGGCTCACCTGGACAAGGTCCAGATCGACATCCTGAACCCGAACAACAGCGCCAACCTGGAGTACCAGGGCTTCGAGTCGGGTCAGTACGACTGGGCGCGCCTGCCCACCCCGCAGCTGACGGCCGCGAAGGCCAAGTACGACGCGCAGGGTGAGTGGATCAACGAGGACACGAACGGCATGAACTTCATTCTGCCGGTCACCGACAACGGTCCGACGAAGAACGTCAAGGTGCGTCAGGCCATCTCCTACGCCATCGACCGGGACGCCATCATCAAGGGCGTCTTCCAGGGCATGCAGAACAAGTCCACGACGATCCTGCCGCCCGTCTTCAAGGACGTGTACCAGAAGGACCTGTGCACCTCCTGCGTCAAGCAGGACAAGGCCAAGGCCAAGAAGCTCGCGAGCGAGGGCGGCCTGAAGCCGGGCAGCACCCTCGAGCTGGCCTACAACACCGGTGCCGGTCACGAGGAGTGGGTCCAGGCCGTCCAGCAGCAGCTGGAGAAGGTCCTCGGCATCAAGGTCAAGGCGGTCGGCAAGCCGTTCGCCGAGCTCCTCGCCGACGAGCAGAAGCCGGGCGCCGCGGGCCTGTACCGCTACGCCTGGGGTGCGGACTACCCGACGCCGGACAACTACCTGTTCCCGCTGCTCGACACCGCGTCGATCAACAAGGACGCGTCGGGCAAGGTCACGGGTGACAACCGGTCCCGCTACAGCAACAAGGCGTTCGACGACCTGGTCGCCAAGGCCCGTGCCACCGAGGACCAGGCCGGTCGCAACGAGCTGTACAAGCAGGCCGAGAAGATCGCTGTGGACGACCTGGCGCTGATCCCGCTGTGGAACCGCACGCAGCAGCGCCTCGCCAACACCAAGAAGTACGGGAACGTCAAGCTGGACTTCCACGAGAACCCGAACCTCGCGGAGATCAGCCTGAAGTGACCGGCTGCCGCTGACAGCGGCGTCCGGTGATGGGGGCCGTGGTGCCGAGCTGGGCTCGGACGCCACGGCCCCCGACGACCGTCGGGAGGGCGCGATCCGCTCTCCCGCCCCCCACCCCACAACCCCCCATCTTGACTGGGGCTGGGAGCCGCTGGTTGGCGGCAGCGAGGCGCAGAGAGGCATGTCATGGGAAGGTATGTGGTCCGCAGGCTGGGCCAGTTGGTCGTCGTCACGCTAGGCGCGACGATGATCCTGTTCGCTTGCCTGTTCGTTCTGCCGGGAGACCCGGTCGGACAGATCGCGGGCAGTGACAAGGCGCGGGACCCCGCCGTGGTCGCGCAGTTGCACAAGCAGTACGGGCTCGACAAGCCCCTCGTGGTGCAGTACGGCACCTATGTGGGCAAACTCGTCACCGGCGATCTGGGCACCGACTACACGCAGAGCCGTCCGGTCACGGAGATTCTCGGTCCGAAGCTGGAGAACACCGCGAAGCTGGCGGTCTTCGCCATCGTGATCGATGTCTTCATCGGTATGGGCGTCGGCATCGTGGCGGCGATCCGCAGATACTCGATCTGGGACATGTCGGCCACCTTCCTCACCACTCTGGCCATCGGCGTGCCGTCCATCGTGCTCGGCATGATCATGCAGCGGATCTTCATCGTCGAGCTCAACTGGTTCCCGCTGATCGCCGACGGCAGCTTCAAGTCGATGGTGTTGCCCGCTTTCACACTGGCGATCATCGACGCCGCCCTCGTCGCACAGCTGGCCCGCAGCAGCATGCTGGAAGTACTGCGCGCGGACTACGTCAAGACCGCCGTGGCCAAGGGACTTCCCGGCCGGACAGTGCTCTTCCGTCACATCCTGCGCAACTCCGTCATTCCTGTGATCACCTATATCGGTATCTCCTTCGGCACCCTGCTCGGTGGTGCGATCATCACGGAGACGATCTTCAACTGGAACGGCATCGGTCTCGCCCTGGTCCAGGCGATCCAGCAGAACAACAACCCCATCATCGTGGGAGTGGTGACGATCAGTGTGGCGATCTTCGTCGTTCTGAACCTGATCGTCGACCTGCTGTACGCCGCCCTCGACCCGCGTATCCGCCTCACCTGACCGGTCGTTTCCCCCTAGGAGTCACACCATGACCGAACTCGTCACGGGCACGGGAGAGCCGGTACAGGCCGAACCCGCCGCGGCACAGCAGGGCGCCGAACCCAGCGTCGCCCGGGTCAGCCAGTGGGCCGACATCCGGCACCGCTTCTTCGCCAACAAACTCGCCGTGGT
Encoded proteins:
- a CDS encoding peptide ABC transporter substrate-binding protein, encoding MRGAKSAKWVVGAIVIALSATACGGGNDNAGGSGSGGGKGSGKNGGTWRMGITEPVAIDPYNAQESEGTLVTDNLFTGLFDPTADGQVVPALATSKKVSKDGKTWTFAIKKGTKFTNGEAVDAEAFIRGWNRVAVKSAASDVAYHMAGIEGFDDVQSGKAKTMSGLSAPDPYTLQVKLSAADFEFYIKTSHTVFSPVPKAAADAHNKTYNEAPIGNGPFKMDGKWEHNKSITLVRNDSYGLTKAHLDKVQIDILNPNNSANLEYQGFESGQYDWARLPTPQLTAAKAKYDAQGEWINEDTNGMNFILPVTDNGPTKNVKVRQAISYAIDRDAIIKGVFQGMQNKSTTILPPVFKDVYQKDLCTSCVKQDKAKAKKLASEGGLKPGSTLELAYNTGAGHEEWVQAVQQQLEKVLGIKVKAVGKPFAELLADEQKPGAAGLYRYAWGADYPTPDNYLFPLLDTASINKDASGKVTGDNRSRYSNKAFDDLVAKARATEDQAGRNELYKQAEKIAVDDLALIPLWNRTQQRLANTKKYGNVKLDFHENPNLAEISLK
- a CDS encoding ABC transporter permease; this encodes MGRYVVRRLGQLVVVTLGATMILFACLFVLPGDPVGQIAGSDKARDPAVVAQLHKQYGLDKPLVVQYGTYVGKLVTGDLGTDYTQSRPVTEILGPKLENTAKLAVFAIVIDVFIGMGVGIVAAIRRYSIWDMSATFLTTLAIGVPSIVLGMIMQRIFIVELNWFPLIADGSFKSMVLPAFTLAIIDAALVAQLARSSMLEVLRADYVKTAVAKGLPGRTVLFRHILRNSVIPVITYIGISFGTLLGGAIITETIFNWNGIGLALVQAIQQNNNPIIVGVVTISVAIFVVLNLIVDLLYAALDPRIRLT